A part of Larkinella insperata genomic DNA contains:
- a CDS encoding RNA polymerase sigma factor: MDCLDERILRKVIQGDQAAFAELYKYYRTPALRFCTTLLKDEEEAENMIHEVFIKLWDRRTQINPTLNFTSYLFTCLRNMTFDHLKKMEKNNQLKQVYLEKMAAAREEEVEDKEVKFQLLYSAVSLLSEKRKQILYLNIEEGKSYQEIAEMLMISKNTVKNQLVKAKQFLREKVDMATL; this comes from the coding sequence ATGGATTGTCTTGATGAACGTATTCTCCGCAAAGTGATCCAGGGCGATCAGGCTGCGTTTGCGGAGTTATATAAGTACTACCGGACGCCCGCCCTTCGCTTCTGCACGACCCTTCTGAAAGATGAAGAAGAGGCCGAGAACATGATTCACGAAGTATTTATCAAGCTCTGGGATCGTCGGACGCAAATCAACCCAACCCTGAATTTTACCTCCTATTTATTCACCTGCCTGCGCAACATGACGTTCGACCACCTGAAGAAGATGGAGAAAAATAACCAGCTCAAGCAGGTGTATCTGGAGAAAATGGCGGCTGCGCGTGAGGAGGAAGTGGAAGACAAGGAAGTTAAATTCCAGCTGCTGTACAGTGCCGTCAGTTTACTGTCTGAAAAGCGAAAGCAGATTTTGTACCTCAATATTGAAGAAGGCAAGTCCTACCAGGAAATTGCTGAGATGCTGATGATCTCCAAGAATACCGTCAAAAACCAACTGGTAAAAGCAAAACAATTCCTGCGGGAAAAAGTCGATATGGCCACCTTGTAA
- a CDS encoding FecR family protein, protein MVRSRAEYLINRLISNTLSEKELDELLEGLGKDEVLNEYSPILERYFNELIEEEKPTYNPEWRINRAGEMTSAKPLSPARRFQKFYTDYRRMAAFVALLFSLGTAYYFVSSNQINRLQTLLESAQGNQSKTGIITKEEIAPRGIRRNVQLSDGSLVKLNSDTKMSFPHTFNGQKRTVSLQGEAFFNVERDESKPFIISLEGVTIKVLGTSFNVKNYTDEQAVEVTVRSGRVSVSLESDSSESIILEKNQKLIFNKNTDTFNIIDVNAEQESSWINGSLQFNKTPLRTVENTLEKWYNVDIIIKDESLYKASLTGTHLNESLVSMLESITYAIDAQYEIKGRTVTIGN, encoded by the coding sequence ATGGTACGGTCCCGCGCCGAATATTTGATTAACAGGCTAATCAGCAACACCTTGTCCGAGAAAGAACTGGACGAGTTGTTGGAAGGATTAGGTAAGGATGAGGTGCTGAATGAATACTCACCGATTCTTGAACGCTATTTCAATGAATTAATTGAAGAAGAAAAACCGACTTATAACCCAGAATGGCGAATTAACCGGGCCGGTGAAATGACTTCGGCCAAGCCGCTATCACCGGCCCGACGGTTTCAAAAATTTTACACCGACTACCGCCGGATGGCGGCTTTTGTTGCGCTGCTGTTTAGCCTCGGTACGGCTTATTATTTCGTTTCCAGCAACCAAATAAACCGGCTTCAGACGCTGCTTGAGTCCGCGCAGGGCAATCAGTCCAAAACCGGTATTATTACAAAAGAAGAAATCGCTCCGCGCGGAATCCGCAGGAATGTACAGCTCAGTGACGGGAGTCTGGTGAAGCTTAATTCGGATACCAAAATGAGCTTTCCCCATACGTTTAACGGGCAAAAGCGGACGGTATCGCTCCAGGGCGAAGCGTTTTTTAATGTGGAGCGCGACGAGTCAAAACCCTTTATCATATCGCTCGAAGGCGTTACGATTAAAGTGCTCGGCACTTCGTTTAACGTCAAGAATTATACCGACGAGCAAGCAGTTGAAGTAACCGTCCGATCGGGGCGGGTTAGCGTGAGCCTGGAATCGGATTCCAGCGAATCCATAATTCTCGAAAAGAACCAGAAACTGATCTTCAATAAAAACACCGATACGTTCAACATAATCGATGTTAATGCGGAACAGGAAAGCAGCTGGATAAACGGATCACTGCAATTTAATAAAACACCCCTGCGCACGGTAGAAAACACGCTTGAAAAGTGGTATAACGTTGACATTATAATCAAGGACGAATCGCTTTACAAGGCTTCCTTAACGGGTACGCACTTAAACGAAAGTCTTGTATCCATGCTCGAATCAATTACCTATGCAATTGACGCTCAGTACGAAATAAAAGGACGGACAGTTACTATAGGAAATTAA
- a CDS encoding SusC/RagA family TonB-linked outer membrane protein — translation MLRHLFAVALLAGICCSAAWADRPEIDLENVKINLSQEEGKISTIIHKITKITGYVFLYEDNLKTDLDKRVRIENGTTLQTVLNSISQQSALEFKAVNKNIVIRKKGGSGLEPGDAKQTRKVSGRVTSKTDGAAMPGVNVVLKGTQTGANTDGDGRYSIDVSGSNPVLVFSYIGFETQELTVGNRSTIDLVLTESAETLQEAVVTALGIKREKRALGYAVGEVKGDAITNVAQENVMNSLAARVPGVAINQTSGAGSSISVVIRGAKSLTGDNQPLFVIDGVPVANALNNVRSMGDRNNVDYGNAISDLNPEDIESISVLKGPSAAALYGSRAGNGVILVTTKKGVKGRGVGITFSTSNVFERPFRYLDFHYKYANGDRNNRLDESSAYWGGPALDVGNTAVQWNSPVGPDGNKIATPLVSYKDNMKNFLETGITSTNNIALAGSGDKTTYRISFNNMTNKGLIPNSDLFRNSLASAVTFDISKNFKLNTNLNFVRSKSNNRPSTANRGANPLEAVYLYPHVDVRELKDYWIPGSEQIQQRAPSTNGDNPYFLAYGINNGFVRDRIFGNIKLDWNINSELSAYVRGSLDNFAEERETKIPWSYSRVKNGGYYLQDLARTETNVDAMVTYRKKINDFDWSVSGGGNVMSQNYRDSYMGGSTLTIPGLYRIANVPNTALTFNNGTYQKAIYSLLGTANLGYKDQVYLDLTARNDWSSTLPAANRSYFYPSVSLSWLANYTFNLPQQISLLKLRANWAQVGNDTDPYRLVPALGTGQWGSLITTNVSGTLLNPQLKPEIQTSSEFGVELNLFSNRIRLDATYYNAENRNQILTVTTPSSSGFGSKLINAGSLVSKGWEIALGGTPIKDANGWNLDLNLNFTRNRTTIKELAPGIDFYQLWDDNNGGAFTFVGEEIGNIYSRGFAYVEDPNSPYYRWPILSNNGEWISINDRDKRVKVGNFNPKFMMGMQASLSYKRFTLNASFDWRNGGNFQSYTYRYGESDWRSQRQLDNLIPGGLYSAADLAAMLKSDPEKYIIPQNGNFPRVGGHTQETGGMSFDSNGDGVLEYDGGFIPGVIQNADGSYTEHLGGPGTKVYPITDTYPWSYNQQITFDASFVKLREISFGYTIPKLWGLRNANIAVYSRNIILWTASKIGIDPERAFQADGGRFRQGIELQNVMPWTIPVGFKLGFSL, via the coding sequence ATGCTAAGGCACCTCTTCGCGGTAGCATTACTCGCGGGGATTTGCTGCTCCGCTGCCTGGGCCGATCGACCGGAAATCGATCTGGAAAATGTCAAAATAAACCTCTCCCAAGAGGAAGGCAAAATCAGCACGATTATTCACAAAATCACCAAGATTACCGGGTACGTTTTTCTTTACGAAGACAACCTCAAAACCGATCTTGACAAACGCGTTCGCATTGAGAATGGAACAACTCTACAAACCGTTTTAAACAGCATCTCACAGCAATCGGCGCTGGAATTCAAAGCCGTTAACAAAAACATTGTCATCCGAAAAAAGGGCGGTTCGGGCCTCGAGCCCGGCGACGCAAAGCAAACCCGTAAAGTGAGCGGACGCGTCACTTCGAAAACCGACGGTGCGGCCATGCCCGGAGTAAACGTCGTCCTGAAAGGAACCCAGACGGGTGCGAATACCGACGGCGACGGTCGGTATTCAATCGACGTGAGCGGCTCCAACCCAGTACTGGTTTTTTCGTACATCGGTTTCGAAACCCAGGAGCTGACGGTGGGCAACCGCAGCACCATTGATCTGGTGCTGACTGAAAGCGCCGAAACCCTGCAGGAAGCCGTGGTGACGGCCCTCGGGATCAAACGGGAAAAACGGGCGCTGGGTTACGCGGTGGGTGAAGTGAAAGGCGACGCCATCACGAATGTTGCGCAGGAAAACGTCATGAATTCGCTGGCAGCCCGCGTACCGGGGGTAGCCATCAACCAGACCAGTGGAGCCGGTTCGTCCATCAGCGTGGTGATCCGGGGAGCCAAATCGCTGACGGGCGACAACCAGCCGCTGTTTGTAATCGACGGCGTGCCGGTGGCCAATGCCCTCAACAACGTCCGGTCGATGGGCGACCGTAACAACGTCGACTACGGGAACGCCATTTCCGACCTGAACCCCGAAGACATCGAAAGCATTTCGGTGCTGAAAGGACCCAGCGCGGCCGCTCTTTACGGATCGCGGGCCGGTAATGGGGTTATTCTGGTGACGACCAAAAAAGGAGTGAAAGGCCGGGGCGTCGGGATTACGTTTTCAACCAGCAACGTATTTGAGCGTCCCTTCCGCTACCTGGATTTTCATTACAAATACGCCAACGGCGACCGCAACAACCGGCTGGACGAAAGCTCGGCGTACTGGGGTGGCCCGGCCTTGGATGTGGGCAACACCGCCGTTCAGTGGAACAGCCCGGTGGGACCCGACGGCAACAAGATTGCAACGCCCCTGGTCTCCTACAAAGACAACATGAAGAACTTTCTGGAAACCGGTATCACCTCGACCAACAACATCGCGCTGGCGGGGTCGGGCGATAAAACGACCTACCGGATTTCGTTCAACAACATGACCAACAAAGGGCTGATTCCAAATTCAGACCTGTTTCGCAACTCGCTGGCGTCGGCCGTAACGTTCGACATCAGCAAAAATTTCAAGCTGAACACGAACCTGAACTTCGTCCGCTCGAAATCCAACAACCGTCCATCAACCGCCAACCGGGGGGCCAACCCACTGGAAGCGGTTTACCTGTATCCGCACGTCGACGTTCGTGAACTGAAAGACTACTGGATTCCGGGTAGCGAGCAAATCCAGCAGCGGGCTCCGTCGACCAACGGCGACAACCCGTACTTCCTGGCCTACGGCATCAACAACGGCTTTGTCCGCGACCGGATTTTCGGGAACATTAAGCTGGACTGGAACATCAACTCCGAACTGTCGGCGTACGTGCGGGGCTCCCTCGACAATTTTGCGGAAGAACGGGAAACCAAAATTCCCTGGAGCTATTCGCGGGTGAAAAACGGGGGTTATTACCTCCAGGATCTGGCCCGCACGGAAACCAACGTAGACGCAATGGTGACCTACCGGAAGAAAATCAACGATTTCGACTGGAGTGTTTCCGGCGGGGGTAACGTCATGTCGCAGAACTACCGTGACTCGTACATGGGCGGTTCAACACTGACGATTCCGGGTCTGTACCGCATTGCCAACGTTCCGAACACGGCTTTGACGTTCAACAACGGCACTTATCAGAAAGCTATTTACAGCTTGTTGGGAACGGCCAACCTGGGTTACAAAGATCAGGTTTACCTGGATTTGACGGCCCGCAACGACTGGTCGAGCACGCTGCCAGCCGCCAACCGTTCGTACTTCTACCCCTCGGTTTCGCTGAGCTGGCTGGCCAACTACACGTTCAATCTGCCGCAGCAAATCTCCCTGCTGAAACTCCGGGCCAACTGGGCGCAGGTGGGTAACGATACCGACCCCTACCGGCTGGTTCCGGCGCTGGGAACTGGTCAGTGGGGCAGCCTGATCACGACCAACGTATCGGGTACGCTGCTGAACCCGCAGCTGAAACCGGAAATTCAGACTTCTTCCGAGTTTGGGGTTGAACTGAACCTGTTCAGCAACCGGATCCGGTTAGACGCTACCTACTACAACGCCGAAAACCGGAACCAGATTCTGACCGTCACCACGCCAAGCTCGTCGGGTTTTGGCAGCAAGCTGATCAACGCCGGATCGCTGGTGAGCAAAGGCTGGGAAATTGCCCTCGGCGGAACGCCCATCAAGGACGCCAACGGCTGGAATCTCGACCTGAACCTAAACTTCACCCGCAACCGCACCACCATCAAGGAACTGGCGCCGGGCATCGATTTCTACCAGTTGTGGGACGACAACAACGGGGGAGCCTTCACGTTCGTAGGGGAAGAAATCGGGAACATTTACAGCCGCGGCTTTGCTTACGTTGAAGATCCGAACTCGCCCTATTACCGCTGGCCAATTCTGAGCAATAACGGCGAATGGATCTCGATCAACGACCGGGACAAGCGGGTAAAAGTCGGCAACTTCAACCCCAAATTCATGATGGGGATGCAGGCTTCGCTTTCCTACAAACGGTTTACGCTGAACGCCAGCTTCGACTGGCGCAACGGGGGTAACTTCCAGTCGTACACCTACCGCTACGGCGAATCCGACTGGCGGTCGCAACGCCAGCTGGACAACCTGATTCCGGGCGGTCTGTATTCAGCCGCCGACCTGGCGGCCATGCTCAAGTCGGACCCTGAAAAATACATTATTCCGCAAAACGGCAACTTCCCCCGGGTGGGTGGCCATACGCAGGAAACGGGCGGTATGAGCTTCGACTCCAACGGCGACGGTGTGCTGGAGTACGACGGCGGCTTTATTCCGGGTGTGATTCAGAACGCCGACGGTTCGTACACCGAGCACCTGGGCGGCCCCGGCACGAAAGTTTACCCCATCACCGACACGTATCCCTGGAGCTACAACCAGCAGATCACCTTTGATGCCTCGTTTGTTAAACTGCGGGAAATCTCGTTTGGGTACACCATTCCGAAACTGTGGGGCCTGCGCAATGCCAACATTGCCGTTTACAGCCGGAACATCATTCTCTGGACAGCCTCCAAAATTGGCATCGACCCCGAGCGCGCCTTTCAGGCCGATGGTGGCCGGTTCCGCCAGGGCATCGAGTTGCAGAACGTGATGCCCTGGACGATTCCTGTTGGCTTTAAATTAGGGTTCAGCCTGTAA